A single window of Loxodonta africana isolate mLoxAfr1 chromosome 10, mLoxAfr1.hap2, whole genome shotgun sequence DNA harbors:
- the RASGRP1 gene encoding RAS guanyl-releasing protein 1 isoform X3, with protein sequence MDLQAWSPSDADGNLCRSNQLLQVMLTMHRIIISSAELLQKVISLYKDALAKNSPGLCLKICYFVRYWITEFWVMFKMDASLTNTMEEFQELVRANGEESHCRLIDTTQINARDWSRKLTQRIKSNTSKKRKVSLLFDHLEPEELSEHLTYLEFKSFRRISFSDYQNYLVNSCVKENPTMERSIALCNGISQWVQLMVLSRPTPQLRAEVFIKFIQVAQKLHQLQNFNTLMAVIGGLCHSSISRLKETSSHVPHEINKVLGEMTELLSSYRNYDNYRRAYGECTHFKIPILGVHLKDLISLYEAMPDYLDDGKVNVHKLLALYNHINELVQLQEVAPPLEANKDLVHLLTLSLDLYYTEDEIYELSYAREPRNHRAPPLTPSKPPVVVDWASGVSPKPDPKTISKHVQRMVDSVFKNYDHDQDGYISQEEFEKIAASFPFSFCVMDKDREGLISRDEITAYFMRASSIYSKLGLGFPHNFQETTYLKPTFCDNCAGFLWGVIKQGYRCKDCGMNCHKQCKDLVVFECKKRAKNPTAASESSTSVGPMSNLCSVGAKDLLHGPEEGPFTFPNGEAVEHSEESKDRTIMLMGVSSQKISVRVKRTVAHKATQTEPLPWIGSDSPSGPFVLSSPRKTAQDTLYLLPSPTSPCPSPVLVRKRAFVKWENKESLIKSKEELRHLRLPTFQELEQEINTLKADNDALKIQLKYAQKKIESLQLERSNYVLAQMEQGDCS encoded by the exons CTATAAAGATGCCTTGGCAAAGAATTCACCAGGGCTCTGCCTAAAGATCTGCTATTTTGTAAG GTATTGGATAACAGAATTCTGGGTCATGTTCAAAATGGATGCCAGCTTGACCAACACGATGGAGGAGTTTCAGGAGCTGGTGAGAGCTAATGGTGAGGAGTCACACTGCCGCCTAATTGACACAACTCAAAT CAATGCCCGTGACTGGTCTAGGAAGCTTACACAAAGGATAAAGTCGAATACCAGCAAGAAAAGGAAAGTCTCCCTACTCTTTGACCATCTGGAACCAGAAGAGCTGTCTGAGCATCTCACCTACCTTGAGTTCAAGTCCTTCCGGAGGATATCT TTCTCCGACTATCAGAATTACCTTGTGAACAGCTGCGTGAAGGAGAACCCCACCATGGAGCGGTCCATTGCCCTGTGCAATGGCATCTCCCAGTGGGTGCAACTGATGGTTCTCAGCCGCCCCACCCCACAGCTCCGAGCAGAAGTCTTTATCAAGTTCATCCAGGTGGCTCAG AAGCTCCACCAACTACAGAACTTCAACACATTGATGGCCGTGATAGGTGGGCTGTGTCACAGCTCAATCTCCAGGCTCAAGGAGACGAGTTCACACGTCCCGCACGAAATCAATAAG GTCCTGGGTGAGATGACTGAGCTGCTGTCCTCCTACAGAAACTATGACAACTACCGGCGAGCCTACGGGGAGTGCACCCACTTCAAGATCCCCATCCTGGGGGTGCACCTCAAGGACCTCATCTCCCTGTACGAAGCCATGCCCGACTACCTGGACGACGGGAAGGTGAACGTCCACAAGTTGCTGGCCCTTTACAATCACATCAATGAACTGGTCCAGCTGCAAGAGGTGGCCCCACCCTTGGAGGCCAACAAGGACTTGGTGCACCTGCTGACG TTATCCCTGGATCTCTACTACACTGAGGATGAAATCTACGAGCTTTCCTATGCCCGGGAGCCAAGGAATCACCGAGCCCCA CCACTAACACCTTCAAAGCCACCAGTAGTAGTGGACTGGGCCTCAGGAGTATCTCCCAAACCTGACCCAAAGACCATAAGCAAGCATGTCCAGAGGATGGTGGAC TCTGTCTTCAAGAACTATGATCACGACCAGGATGGATACATTTCTCAGGAAGAGTTTGAAAAGATTGCTGCAAGTTTTCCATTTTCCTTCTGTGTGATGGACAAAGACAG GGAGGGCCTCATCAGCAGGGACGAGATCACCGCCTACTTCATGAGGGCCAGCTCTATCTACTCCAAGCTGGGCCTGGGCTTTCCTCACAACTTCCAAGAGACCACCTACCTGAAGCCCACCTTCTGTGACAACTGTGCTGGATTT CTCTGGGGAGTGATCAAACAAGGATATCGATGTAAAG ACTGTGGGATGAACTGCCACAAGCAATGCAAAGACCTAGTTGTGTTTGAGTGCAAGAAGCGAGCCAAGAACCCAACAGCTGCCTCAGAGAGCAGCACCTCTGTGGGTCCAATGTCCAACCTGTGCTCAGTGGGAGCCAAAGATCTACTCCATG GACCTGAGGAAGGACCTTTTACATTTCCCAATGGGGAGGCCGTGGAACACAGTGAAGAAAGTAAAGATCGGACCATCATGCTGATGGGTGTGTCCTCACAGAAGATTTCTGTTCGAGTGAAGAGAACTGTTGCCCACAAGGCCACCCAGACCGAGCCACTGCCTTGGATTGGCAGCGACAGTCCTTCTGGTCCTTTTGTGCTGTCCTCCCCAAGGAAGACAGCCCAGGATACTCTTTACTTGCTTCCCAGTCCCACGTCTCCATGCCCCAGCCCAGTCCTGGTAAGAAAGCGGGCTTTTGTCAAGTGGGAGAATAAAGAATCCCTCATAAAGTCCAAGGAGGAGCTCCGTCATCTCAGACTCCCAACCTTCCAAGAGCTCGAACAG GAAATAAATACTCTGAAAGCAGATAACGATGCCCtaaagatccaactgaaatatGCACAGAAGAAAATAGAGTCCCTGCAGCTTGAAAGAAGCAATTATGTCTTAGCTCAGATGGAGCAGGGTGACTGTTCTTAA
- the RASGRP1 gene encoding RAS guanyl-releasing protein 1 isoform X4 — MMVSLGHLTKGASLDDLIDSCIQSFDADGNLCRSNQLLQVMLTMHRIIISSAELLQKVISLYKDALAKNSPGLCLKICYFVRYWITEFWVMFKMDASLTNTMEEFQELVRANGEESHCRLIDTTQINARDWSRKLTQRIKSNTSKKRKVSLLFDHLEPEELSEHLTYLEFKSFRRISFSDYQNYLVNSCVKENPTMERSIALCNGISQWVQLMVLSRPTPQLRAEVFIKFIQVAQKLHQLQNFNTLMAVIGGLCHSSISRLKETSSHVPHEINKVLGEMTELLSSYRNYDNYRRAYGECTHFKIPILGVHLKDLISLYEAMPDYLDDGKVNVHKLLALYNHINELVQLQEVAPPLEANKDLVHLLTLSLDLYYTEDEIYELSYAREPRNHRAPPLTPSKPPVVVDWASGVSPKPDPKTISKHVQRMVDSVFKNYDHDQDGYISQEEFEKIAASFPFSFCVMDKDREGLISRDEITAYFMRASSIYSKLGLGFPHNFQETTYLKPTFCDNCAGFLWGVIKQGYRCKDCGMNCHKQCKDLVVFECKKRAKNPTAASESSTSVGPMSNLCSVGAKDLLHGPEEGPFTFPNGEAVEHSEESKDRTIMLMGVSSQKISVRVKRTVAHKATQTEPLPWIGSDSPSGPFVLSSPRKTAQDTLYLLPSPTSPCPSPVLVRKRAFVKWENKESLIKSKEELRHLRLPTFQELEQEINTLKADNDALKIQLKYAQKKIESLQLERSNYVLAQMEQGDCS, encoded by the exons CTATAAAGATGCCTTGGCAAAGAATTCACCAGGGCTCTGCCTAAAGATCTGCTATTTTGTAAG GTATTGGATAACAGAATTCTGGGTCATGTTCAAAATGGATGCCAGCTTGACCAACACGATGGAGGAGTTTCAGGAGCTGGTGAGAGCTAATGGTGAGGAGTCACACTGCCGCCTAATTGACACAACTCAAAT CAATGCCCGTGACTGGTCTAGGAAGCTTACACAAAGGATAAAGTCGAATACCAGCAAGAAAAGGAAAGTCTCCCTACTCTTTGACCATCTGGAACCAGAAGAGCTGTCTGAGCATCTCACCTACCTTGAGTTCAAGTCCTTCCGGAGGATATCT TTCTCCGACTATCAGAATTACCTTGTGAACAGCTGCGTGAAGGAGAACCCCACCATGGAGCGGTCCATTGCCCTGTGCAATGGCATCTCCCAGTGGGTGCAACTGATGGTTCTCAGCCGCCCCACCCCACAGCTCCGAGCAGAAGTCTTTATCAAGTTCATCCAGGTGGCTCAG AAGCTCCACCAACTACAGAACTTCAACACATTGATGGCCGTGATAGGTGGGCTGTGTCACAGCTCAATCTCCAGGCTCAAGGAGACGAGTTCACACGTCCCGCACGAAATCAATAAG GTCCTGGGTGAGATGACTGAGCTGCTGTCCTCCTACAGAAACTATGACAACTACCGGCGAGCCTACGGGGAGTGCACCCACTTCAAGATCCCCATCCTGGGGGTGCACCTCAAGGACCTCATCTCCCTGTACGAAGCCATGCCCGACTACCTGGACGACGGGAAGGTGAACGTCCACAAGTTGCTGGCCCTTTACAATCACATCAATGAACTGGTCCAGCTGCAAGAGGTGGCCCCACCCTTGGAGGCCAACAAGGACTTGGTGCACCTGCTGACG TTATCCCTGGATCTCTACTACACTGAGGATGAAATCTACGAGCTTTCCTATGCCCGGGAGCCAAGGAATCACCGAGCCCCA CCACTAACACCTTCAAAGCCACCAGTAGTAGTGGACTGGGCCTCAGGAGTATCTCCCAAACCTGACCCAAAGACCATAAGCAAGCATGTCCAGAGGATGGTGGAC TCTGTCTTCAAGAACTATGATCACGACCAGGATGGATACATTTCTCAGGAAGAGTTTGAAAAGATTGCTGCAAGTTTTCCATTTTCCTTCTGTGTGATGGACAAAGACAG GGAGGGCCTCATCAGCAGGGACGAGATCACCGCCTACTTCATGAGGGCCAGCTCTATCTACTCCAAGCTGGGCCTGGGCTTTCCTCACAACTTCCAAGAGACCACCTACCTGAAGCCCACCTTCTGTGACAACTGTGCTGGATTT CTCTGGGGAGTGATCAAACAAGGATATCGATGTAAAG ACTGTGGGATGAACTGCCACAAGCAATGCAAAGACCTAGTTGTGTTTGAGTGCAAGAAGCGAGCCAAGAACCCAACAGCTGCCTCAGAGAGCAGCACCTCTGTGGGTCCAATGTCCAACCTGTGCTCAGTGGGAGCCAAAGATCTACTCCATG GACCTGAGGAAGGACCTTTTACATTTCCCAATGGGGAGGCCGTGGAACACAGTGAAGAAAGTAAAGATCGGACCATCATGCTGATGGGTGTGTCCTCACAGAAGATTTCTGTTCGAGTGAAGAGAACTGTTGCCCACAAGGCCACCCAGACCGAGCCACTGCCTTGGATTGGCAGCGACAGTCCTTCTGGTCCTTTTGTGCTGTCCTCCCCAAGGAAGACAGCCCAGGATACTCTTTACTTGCTTCCCAGTCCCACGTCTCCATGCCCCAGCCCAGTCCTGGTAAGAAAGCGGGCTTTTGTCAAGTGGGAGAATAAAGAATCCCTCATAAAGTCCAAGGAGGAGCTCCGTCATCTCAGACTCCCAACCTTCCAAGAGCTCGAACAG GAAATAAATACTCTGAAAGCAGATAACGATGCCCtaaagatccaactgaaatatGCACAGAAGAAAATAGAGTCCCTGCAGCTTGAAAGAAGCAATTATGTCTTAGCTCAGATGGAGCAGGGTGACTGTTCTTAA